In Terriglobus aquaticus, the genomic window AGATACCAATGTTCCCACGGATATTCACTATGGAACGCTGAGTCCGGCTCTAGACCTTCGGCTCGAAGCCGGGCTGCCTTTGACGAGCCAACTAACCCGCAACGTGAACTGCCGATCGCTTCTCTTTTTAGTACTGCACGTGTCTTGTTGAGTGAACGCGTCAGCAACAGCGGGAAACGCTTACTTATGTCGAGCTTTGCTGCCCGAGGAGCGTCTCCGTCGAGAACAGCATTGACCCACTCCGCAAGGTCCTCTGCGCGAAGGCTACGATTTGAAGTACGGAGGTGTAGCAGAGGCTCCTCACGCACTTCGAGCAGCCCGGTTTCTTGGGTGAAAAGCTTCCGCCCTGCTGTTGAGCGGCCTCCGTTGAGCACTTCCGGAGATGCATATACGGTCCACTTCTTTCCCGAGGCGATCAGCGCTCTACCCCATTCCTCCAAACCGGCTTCACCGGTGTTGATTTCCTGTCCGCCACCCACAAGCGCTAGGACAAAGGCCCAGTCGTCATGGCGTTCCATCACCTCAAGAATCATGCTAGGTTCGGATTTCGGTCGCTTGAACTTCTTCATATTCTGTTCTATGTTCCAAGCGCGTTGAGCTTCATCAAAGATCACTACCCGATTGGAAGGGGCACGCTGATCTTCAGCTTCGATATAAGTTCGCGCAAATAGGTGAATATTCTCTATCAGAGTCTTCGCTTGAATGCCGGCATCTGAAGCCAGAACGCCGTCATGGATTCCCTGTCGTCGAAAGTTCTCCTGGAGCACCTTCACAAGCGGCCCATTGCCGCTCATGAAGTGGATAGCACTCTCACTCGCATCCCCGAGGTGTGCAAGGCTCAATCCCACAAGCGTTTTACCCGATCCCGGAACGCCGGTGAGAAAGCAGATACTGTGCTGACTAAGCTGACGAGATTCTTCGATCCGCCACTGGATAGCATGCCTTACCGCCCCGATCTCGTGTTCCGATGCTTCACTCTTAGCGATGTCTTCGATCTTCAGGCCCGTGCGCAACTGACGAGCGGCTTCGATGATTGTAGGAGTGGGAGAGTACGCGCTCGTAGACCATTCAACTCCGCTTAGTTGCGCTGCATGCCTATCTTCCTCGATCGCAGTTAATATCTGCGCGAGGGAGCTCCATTCGACGAACGCGGTGGGTGCTACCCACGTACTCGCCAACGAAGGAAAGTTGAGCACCTGCTGCGCTCTTCTTTCCGTTGAGCGTACACTCGTTCTTACATCAACGCGCTCGGCAACCACTACAGGCAAGATGACACGATTTTGCGATCCAGCGTGGAAGTAATGCAGCAGCAATGCATACTCTTGTGCCTGTTCATCCGCGGCTATCGGCGCTAGTCCCGTTTTGCATTCCAAAATCAGGATTCTCGTTTGCGTAAGTAGCACTACATCAATCCGCTTTGCTTTACGGGGAATTGTGTACTCGAAGACCAGTGTCCAATGTTCGGCTTCAGACCTTTCAGAAACTAACGTCTGGCAGGTAGACGTTAAGTGCTGTAAATCTTTTTCCCAGGTTAGCGTCTGCTGCGTGAACTGTTGAGCAAAGCCAGACCGCGCATGAGCTGATGTAAGCCGCTGCTGAAGCTCAAGCAGATTACTGCGAAGAAATTCTCTGATGGTGAGGCAGGCGTAAGCGGGCACCCCGCCAGCATATCTCTCCCTAAGCAGGCGGAGCTTTGCAAGAATCAACTTCGCCCTATGAATCGCGCTCATGATGTGTAATGAGCCGCCAGTGATGTCTAATCAGTCCTGCATGCGCAAACGACGACTCTGCACCGCGCTCTTGCTTGCAGCGCTCCTCAGCGCCTCGGCACAGCAGCTCTCGCAGGCCGATCAGGTCATCATGGATGCGGCGCGGGCCCGGTACTACAGCTTGCAGGAGAAAGGCTTCGTCTCCCTTGCTTGCACCGTCCACTTTGACGCGGCAACCGTGCCGCTGCTTCCGATGCTCGGCGCCCCGGCGCAGGACCTTCTGAAAGCGACCGCCGTCCGGCTCACCCTGAACGATCATGGTGGTACCACCTCCGTCGCCTACCCGGACGGCACCACCGAAGCCGCCAAGCAGCAGATCGCGCCAGTGATCAACGTCCTCAACTCTCTGCTCACCGGCCTGTACCAGACTTGGCCTTCCAAAGGCCTCTTCGGTCCCATCCCGCCGTTCAGCAACTCGGTAGAGCGGGTCACACCCGCTTCGCAGGGGTATCTCTTCTCGCTCCACGTTCCCGGAGCACCCGCCACCCTATCGACTGACAAGAACTATCTCGCAACCGAGATCGTTAGCGCAGGCGGCACCATTCACGAACACCCCACCTACACCCCAACCCCGGACGGCCTGGTCTACGCCGGCAACGACGCCGTCCAATCAACTCCCGACAATCCCGTCGTCGTGCACTACGAGCAGCAGAACTCCGTCATCGACGGGCTTCGCTTGCCCTCAGGTGGCCGTCTGCGTGTCAACAGCAACATCGACCTGCGCTTCACACTGGAAAACTGCTCAGTCAAGAAAGCGACCGTCGTGCGGGTAGGCCCACCGAAGTAGGAGCGCCTCGGCGCAGCGACTATCGCAGGCCGATTAGGCCACCGTGGACGCCGCGAGAGCCGGGACGACAGCCTGTACAAGAGAAAGGCTTCGTCTCGCTCGCCTGCACCGTCCACTTCGACGCCACAACCGTGCCGCTACTCTCACAGCTTGGCTCTTCCGCGCAGGATGTTCTGAAAGCAACATCAGCACACCGGCAGTTCCCCGCGCGGCCCACCACCGCCCGCAGGACGCGAACCGCATTGCGCCGCGCTCCTCAGCCCCAAGCGGCTGGCCCGATCATTCAGAAGATGCCGAAGCGCTTGCGCCGGATCACTCGAAGGTGCGGGTCGGACATCGCGACTACGTTAACGCAACTGCCGACGACCGTGTAGTGCTGCGTACCCGTACGTCCCTGCTTCGGTTGCGGTCCATCTTGTACGCGCTGCTCGCCACAGACGGGCGGATTCGGTAAGGCAAACTCCACCACCACAGGACAGCTTCGGGGCCCCGTGTACGGGTCCGCCTGCCATCCCTTCACAAACGTCTCGGCTGCCACCCGCAACATGGGCAGCCCGCTTACCGTGTGAACCTCTGTGACCCTTCCCGCAGTGTCGAAGCTAGCGAGGAGCAACACGGTCCCTGACACATGGGCCTCCCTGGCGATAGGCGGATACACCGGCGCCGTTGTCTCACTCACGCTCTGGATCCCGCAGGGCACCTCGGCGGCACAGATGCGACACGCCACGAGTGTTGCAGCCAGAACTGCCAACCGTACAAGCATGCGTGTACTGTACGACGAGACGGAGCCGTCAACCCAGAACAAAGCTGTCAAGCCCCCAACGACCTCATTCGGGAGCTAAGTGTCTCAACCCGCACTACTTCCAAGACAAAAACAGTTGGCATGCTATATCCCTTCAATCTTCTATCCTGGAAAGAGGAGTGGGCCAACTGGATCGATCCGCCCCGCCCGTAACTTCCACCTGCACAGGAACTTACGCGTAAGTCCAATACGCACAAGATGTTACGAGCCGCCCAGAGCACAACATCCAGTGAATGAAGAACTTGCGAAAACAAGGGGGGGGAGGGGGTGGTCGTGAGATAGCGTCCCTGACTCCGAAAGCGAGCGCAGCGCAATGCCAGACGGCCCATGATGCAACGCAAAATGGTCTGCCAAGTACGGCACCGCCCACGTCGGCCCACTTCGCGGCGGGAAGCGGCAGCGCGATAGGTTATTGATCTACCGAGGCTGAAGCAACGCGGTGTCGGGGTTGCGCTTCTCATTCCTCATCTTTCGTGAGGTGTTCCGTATGCCGCTGATCGTGATTCTTGTTCTGCTGATTCTGTTGTTTGGCGGTGGCGGTTACGCCATGGGGCCTGGCCTCGGCTACTACGGTGGCGGCGGCCTCAGCATCATCCTTTTGCTGGTCGTTCTCTATCTGCTCTTTGGGCGTGGCCGCAACACACTGTAGTCGGTTGCGGGCCTGAAATCTGCGTGGCCTATTAGGCTACGCCCCCCCCCGGGTAGATTTGCGCAACATCTTCTAAACATTCAACTTACGTGTCTGATGGCGGCTAAGTTCTTCGAAAGAATGAGCTTAGCCGCAAGTTCTTGCTGGGACGAGAGTTAGCGTATCGCGGGCTCCTAGTGTCTGGCTGGGATGTAAGCCTTCTTCAAGGATACAAAGTGGAAGGGATATACCATGCCAATTCTTTTTGGCTTGGAAGTGCCTTGATGACCACTAGTTAGGTGCTGCGGCGCGTGCAGCGGGGCTTGACACGCCTGAAACCGGTGGAAAACCGGGGACTCCAACCCACAATTGTTGCAACGTGACGCAAACGAACCGGTATAACTTACAAAGTGGATATACCCGCGCACCACCATAGAGCTCAGCTTCTGCAGATCATTTACTGCAGCAGAAGCCGCATCACCGGCACCCCTGAGCAGGTGGCACCCATGCTGGCCCAACTTGTAGCCACATCGCGCCGCAACAACGCATCCGACTGGATCAGCGGCGTTCTGCTGTACAACGGCACCGCCTTTGCACAAGTGCTAGAGGGGCCCGCCAACGCGGTCGAGAGCTGCCTGAATCGCATCCAACAGGATCCCCGCCACAGCAACCTGGTGGTCGTGAGCCGCAATCCGATTCAACGGCGCTTGTTCTCGGCATGGTCGATGGCCTATATCGATGGAGCTTCCTTCCGGCTGCTCTCAGAATCGGCTATCGACCTGGAAGCGATTCTCGCAACCGGCAAGAGTCAGCCCGGCTTTGTGTTGAACCTATTACGCGACGTGATGGGTACGCAGGGCTACGCCTGACGGCTGGGCAGTCTGGCTTAGACGATTCCGCTTTACATCGTGTGGGATGATCGCCAACCGGCGGAGCCAAACCTGTCCAGTGGATGCGTGTAGGCGACACCGCTCGGTTGGCGAGCGACATGACCTAATCTGACGCATCGACCCCACCTACTATCGGTCTACCCAAAACTGGCTGTTCACGGGACCTGCCTGCTTGTGCACGAGGCATGCCGCGAACAAGCGGTCACTCTCGGGAGGACCTATGACTCGCACATCGCCGTGGATTGCGGCTGTGATCCTTGCCTTCGCGTCTGCCATTGCGGCACATGCCGATCCCATCACCGGAACCATTTCCATTTCAGGAAATGACACCTTCGATAATACCCAGATCACCTTCAGTCCAACTACGGGAACGGTGTACCAGGCATCGGGAACTCTTGGCGTATTTGCTCCCTCAATCTCCGGCGGGCAACTCACTGGCTATCTGGCGAACCTGCAGAGTTTCGCCTTTGCAAGTGCTCCTGGAACAACTGTGTTCACCGTGCACGATCACACCGTCGACACTGCATCATTCACCATCACCAGTCTTACTTCTGTCGTGTATGGCCCTGGCGACGCTCTCAGCAGCCCTTACCTCGCGATTTCCGGCCTGGGCTATTTCACGGAGAGCGGATATGACCAGACGAACGGATGGTTCTCACTCACTTCATCTACAACGGGCATCACAGGTTTCGAGCTCGTTTCGTCTGTTGGTGCAACGCCAGAGCCGGGGTCACTGCTGCTGCTGGGAACGGGAATGACGGGCATGGTTGGAGGTTGGCTACGCCGCAGGCGATTGATGGACCAGAGTACCGCTTAGGTCTTTTCATGCGTTGCACAATGACTCACCGCAAGATATGTTTCGATTCGCAGTAAGAACATTACTGCCTCGTTTTAGGTAGCCGATCGAGTGGCGAAAATACGCTAACTCGCTTCTTATCTGGGCACTGAATACGCTGTAACTTACCCTGACTGCAAAGACTAAGACTTGACAAGGCTCGCCGACGGCCCGGGAAGAGGTCATGGCGGGACGGCGAAACATCATAAGAACTGAGAACTGATGTCTGGGTTCTATCCGGGAAGCCTCGATTGCGATCGAGGCTTTTGCTCCGTGGGGTGATGATTAGTTCTCTTCGATCACTCGTTCGTGTTCGGGCAGCAAGGTCAGCTCTCGCCAGTCCAGCTCTTCCTGAAGCTTGAGGTACAGATCGGGACTCAGTTCTGCATCTTCCCGGAACTTTTCCAGGGCTTTGCGCTCCGCCCGGATCGCAATGAGACCGTAACGACGATAGCGTTCCAGGGTGGGCTGCCCAACCGTTGGGATCTCCCCTGTGCGCTGAAGCTGATAGAACGTCCGGAGGCTTTCGGCTTCAGGGTCGTCGTGCTGCTGAAGAGTGGCGAGCCCAACCGTGCAGAGTTGGCGTCGTACCGTCTTCATTTCCTCGAGAGCACTGTCGGTGTGATCCAGATCGAGAAGACGGATTAGCGGATTGAGCGTCATGCCCTGCACTACCAGGGTGACGATGACCACGCCAAACGCGGCAAGCAGGATGGTGTCGCGCCTGGGCAAGTCTGCTGGAAGCGCAAGTGCTGTGGCCATGGTGACGAAGCCACGCATGCCACACCAACCAACCAGGATTGCCTGCCGCAACGAGGCTCGCGGCTCTTTGCCGAGCCGGCGACGCCGCCAGGCGTTCAGGCGATTGAAGGTGATGACGATAACGAAGCGAAGAACGATGACGGCCGCGACGATCAGAGCGGCGAATTGCATGGATTGGTACAGGCGGGCGCGATCCATGCGGCCGATGATGGACCGCACCTGCATGCCCATGAGGAGAAAGGCGAAGACGTTGAGGGCAAAGACAACGGCGCTCCACACGGCAAACGACTGAACGCGCATGCGGGTGTTGCGGTGGATGAGCTCCGGTGTGCGCGCCAGGGTCATGGCAAAAGTGACGAGGCACAGCACGGGAGAGAGCTGCAGATGCTCTGCCAGGATCCAGACGAGATAGGCTTCGCAGAACTGCAGCAGATTGCCGCCGAGGGTGTCCTGAACGAAGGGGTTGATGCGGCGCTGCAACAGAGCGAAGCCCCAGCCAAGCGCGACAGCTCCCGGGACAGCCAACGCCAGGTGAAGACCCGCGCCGACAGTGATGCGGGACGGGCCGCCTGCCGGTGACAGCAGCGCAAGCGCAGTGCTGTACAACAGCAGCGCCGTGGCGTCGTTGAAGAGGCTTTCGCCTTTGAGTACGGTTTCAGTGCTGGGCGGAATGGTTGTGTTGTTGAGCACGGCGGTAGCGGCACCGGCGTCGGGAGGTGCAACGATGGCGCCCAGAGCGAGCGCGGCCGCGACCGGAATGCCTAGCCAGAGGTGCGCGATAGCGGCCACTGCCGCGGCCGTGACGAGGACAGCGAGCACGGCAAAGACCAGCAGCGGCGTGACGAGGCGCCGTGCCGCGCCTAAGGGGAAGTCGTACGCGGCGTCGACGATGACCGGCGCGATGAACAGTGC contains:
- a CDS encoding energy transducer TonB, producing MSETTAPVYPPIAREAHVSGTVLLLASFDTAGRVTEVHTVSGLPMLRVAAETFVKGWQADPYTGPRSCPVVVEFALPNPPVCGEQRVQDGPQPKQGRTGTQHYTVVGSCVNVVAMSDPHLRVIRRKRFGIF
- a CDS encoding DUF3309 domain-containing protein; translated protein: MPLIVILVLLILLFGGGGYAMGPGLGYYGGGGLSIILLLVVLYLLFGRGRNTL
- a CDS encoding PEP-CTERM sorting domain-containing protein (PEP-CTERM proteins occur, often in large numbers, in the proteomes of bacteria that also encode an exosortase, a predicted intramembrane cysteine proteinase. The presence of a PEP-CTERM domain at a protein's C-terminus predicts cleavage within the sorting domain, followed by covalent anchoring to some some component of the (usually Gram-negative) cell surface. Many PEP-CTERM proteins exhibit an unusual sequence composition that includes large numbers of potential glycosylation sites. Expression of one such protein has been shown restore the ability of a bacterium to form floc, a type of biofilm.) translates to MTRTSPWIAAVILAFASAIAAHADPITGTISISGNDTFDNTQITFSPTTGTVYQASGTLGVFAPSISGGQLTGYLANLQSFAFASAPGTTVFTVHDHTVDTASFTITSLTSVVYGPGDALSSPYLAISGLGYFTESGYDQTNGWFSLTSSTTGITGFELVSSVGATPEPGSLLLLGTGMTGMVGGWLRRRRLMDQSTA
- a CDS encoding DUF2075 domain-containing protein — its product is MSAIHRAKLILAKLRLLRERYAGGVPAYACLTIREFLRSNLLELQQRLTSAHARSGFAQQFTQQTLTWEKDLQHLTSTCQTLVSERSEAEHWTLVFEYTIPRKAKRIDVVLLTQTRILILECKTGLAPIAADEQAQEYALLLHYFHAGSQNRVILPVVVAERVDVRTSVRSTERRAQQVLNFPSLASTWVAPTAFVEWSSLAQILTAIEEDRHAAQLSGVEWSTSAYSPTPTIIEAARQLRTGLKIEDIAKSEASEHEIGAVRHAIQWRIEESRQLSQHSICFLTGVPGSGKTLVGLSLAHLGDASESAIHFMSGNGPLVKVLQENFRRQGIHDGVLASDAGIQAKTLIENIHLFARTYIEAEDQRAPSNRVVIFDEAQRAWNIEQNMKKFKRPKSEPSMILEVMERHDDWAFVLALVGGGQEINTGEAGLEEWGRALIASGKKWTVYASPEVLNGGRSTAGRKLFTQETGLLEVREEPLLHLRTSNRSLRAEDLAEWVNAVLDGDAPRAAKLDISKRFPLLLTRSLNKTRAVLKREAIGSSRCGLVGSSKAARLRAEGLEPDSAFHSEYPWEHWYLSPRGDVRSSYQCEVFATEFEVQGLELDWVGVCWGGDFIWDGQRWNTRNFMPAKSKWQLITNRDREMFRRNAYRVLLTRARQGLVLFIPQGDDADPTRQCRDFDNSADFLLSAGAIRIEDKSK
- a CDS encoding BLUF domain-containing protein, whose translation is MDIPAHHHRAQLLQIIYCSRSRITGTPEQVAPMLAQLVATSRRNNASDWISGVLLYNGTAFAQVLEGPANAVESCLNRIQQDPRHSNLVVVSRNPIQRRLFSAWSMAYIDGASFRLLSESAIDLEAILATGKSQPGFVLNLLRDVMGTQGYA
- a CDS encoding cation:proton antiporter — translated: MTFFDSLLVLLFAAVVLLQVARRLGLPYPAMLAAAGVAMAFIPGVPNIPLAPETALALFIAPVIVDAAYDFPLGAARRLVTPLLVFAVLAVLVTAAAVAAIAHLWLGIPVAAALALGAIVAPPDAGAATAVLNNTTIPPSTETVLKGESLFNDATALLLYSTALALLSPAGGPSRITVGAGLHLALAVPGAVALGWGFALLQRRINPFVQDTLGGNLLQFCEAYLVWILAEHLQLSPVLCLVTFAMTLARTPELIHRNTRMRVQSFAVWSAVVFALNVFAFLLMGMQVRSIIGRMDRARLYQSMQFAALIVAAVIVLRFVIVITFNRLNAWRRRRLGKEPRASLRQAILVGWCGMRGFVTMATALALPADLPRRDTILLAAFGVVIVTLVVQGMTLNPLIRLLDLDHTDSALEEMKTVRRQLCTVGLATLQQHDDPEAESLRTFYQLQRTGEIPTVGQPTLERYRRYGLIAIRAERKALEKFREDAELSPDLYLKLQEELDWRELTLLPEHERVIEEN